DNA from Phaeodactylum tricornutum CCAP 1055/1 PHATR_bd_33x35 genomic scaffold, whole genome shotgun sequence:
GTGTTTTGGATGTGGTTGGCAGTGAGTGTGAGTGACAGTGGAGCTAGCTACTTAGCCCATGGAGGCTTGGGACGGAGCCAAACCCTGCAGCCCCTTAAACCGGAGGAACATGTCTACGTGGCAAGGTGATGACGCGGCAACAACCAAATTTCGGCTGTCGTCAACAAAACGGTTTTGGTCGATTGGACCAACAAAGCTTACTCCGAATTAGATGCCCCAAAATTAATCTACCATACATACTCATTCTCGGATTCACAGGACTTGTGTGTCTACATCAGCAAACGGAAAGAGACGGACCCCACAACAGTTTCAGAGTGAATAGTGCAATCACCCTAACGTTGAGAGACACAAAGACGGCAAGTTGTTTGCCACTGCATCTGGCTcaatgaaaatgaagaaaCGGTATTTCTTTGTGGatacaacaacaattgtCGAAAAGTCTGAATAAACAACGACGGTCTATATTTGGTTCCGGGCGGAGGAGCGTGTGTGGCGTGCCGTGCCACCGGAGTGTTGACAAATTGATACTCGTTTGTTGGAGTCTGGAGGATGGGCGACAACCCGTGTgtttcttccacggcaaGGACGACCAACGGGGAGATCCCCACGATGCCACACAGGCATACGACGGTGACTATCCGCACAATGGCCTATTGAATCTTCTACGGTATTGCGAAAGCACAGGTTGTTGCGGTTCCAGAATCACGCAAATGTGAAAGGTGGGGTGCTATCCTACAAACACGACAACACAATTTACACTGTAGGGATGGGCAACAATGGCACATACAAGCAAAAAGATTTGGATCAGACTGCTAGAAGCAATACTCAAGCAACGCTTTGGATGACAGACTTCTTTGTTGGGCTTTGTTGTTCGCAAATTGCACCACTTGCACAGTATGTTCGGAACGTGTCCATTCTTAGCAGTATCACGAAAGCACAGGTTGTTGCGGCTCCAGCATTGCGGTCAGCTGCAAAAGTGGCTATGTGATTATAATCGAAAAAGGCTTACATTCATAGTGGTTGTAAATTAAAAATTCTTactttacagtcaatactgTTTCCTTAGAATATAGCAATCACAGCGTGTATGGCAGCGTTGCGTGGGGTGCGGGCAAGCGCAGTCCGGCAGGTGGCAAGTTTGCGAATGGCGAAGCCGTCTTCCCACTATTCCATCAGCTGCAGAGTGATGTGAATGTTGACAGTGCAACCCAGGCTGAATCCGCCAGCGGTTGACTTGGCGCGGCGTGCTGGTTGCCGCgtgctgtttttgtttgcggACGACACCTTCCAGAACAATCCGGGAGGCTTCTTTCCCCCGTCTTGGCGGTTCGGAGTTCGACTGGCTGGCTCAATGCGGTATTGGGATAGTGCCTTTTGTACGGATCCTCGGAGGAGTGTGAAATTGTTGGATATGGAGCAGACTTAGACGTCGTTATCCCGGACAATGCGTACAAGTTCCTGAAGTTGGCGGCGGAGCGACTATtgagggggggggggggggacaGAGGAATGAATCCAGTGAAATCGACGATTTTAATTTGGGCTTTGCAAACAGGCACGCAACCCAAGAAAACAGTTCCACTACCGTGCGGCTACGACAATTCCTGTAGGCTACATTTTCCTCTAGAAGTTGTGTAGATTGGGACCAGTGGACTCTTTGGATCCCAAGCGTTCCTACTGCAGATCCTCGTGCTTTTACGGTACTCGCGGGGAATGCTTGCAAAGCCGTGCTGGGCGGCGTTGGTGCTGGATAGTGGTGAcggctttgcagcaaaaccGCATTGCGGTGGGAGAACGTCTCTGTATGGTCAGTGCTggtctgacatggatttaggatgaGTTTGTTAGGTGGAAAGGTAAACTTATCGATGATCCAAGAGAATTACttattgaaaagacaaactatgttgaagatcccggagcagtcacctacgcaaaagacaaaccaacttgaagatcccggagcagtcacctacgcaaaagacaaaccaacttgaagatcccggagcagttacctacgcaaaagacaaaccaacttgaagatcccggagcaattacttagaaatagtttttggataaattgtatacagctaggtatacccctgcttctctgggatcttcctgcccttagggtttaccaagagggtttacttatgttgttggacactgaacccagaggaattacttacaacatcggacagtgaactgggagggaatacttatatgtcgcactgtgaactcagagggaatatttatatgtcgcactgtgaactcagagggttaacttatgaggagtttttagatagattttatacatcattgtaggaaagtactactctgggttctccctccccttagggaatatttatatgtcgcactgtgaactcagagggttaacttatgaggagtttttagatagattttatacatcattgtaggaaagtactactctgggttctccctccccttagggatCTTCCACTACGGTACggttttcccactttgccatgtgcaaaggccagaaatcctccaaagcggacaattgctgcaccaactacattaatgccttgtccgtggcagcttgttggagttgctcgctagacctcttcctaatgggtgtgcctatcatttgaatgttgaagttgttttggttgcatgactgtgaaattagaaatttccaaatgttggacggaccgtgaggttttggatgttgcatcatacaccgtcactgccagccagatATTTTGAataggcgggtgtttcggtagggtgttttcacagcgtcactttacattagtaaggatttgaaaaagattttattgctttagaaaagaagtattgttctccgggtttaccaagagggtttacttatgttgttggacactgaacccagaggaattacttacaacatcggacagtgaactgggagggaatacttatatgtcgcactgtgaactcagagggaatatttatatgtcgcactgtgaactcagagggttaacttatgaggagtttttagatagattttatcCATCATTGTAGaaaagtactactctgggttctccctccccttaggaaCCCCCCCCCAGCGCAACTATGATAGGATCCTGGGACATGACACCATTACATACAACGTTGCAGTCAGAGCTACTGTCGCCATCAAAAGCACAGCACAGGCCGCTCACCTTCACCCCAAGTAGGGTGAGGGCTAGTCCTGTAGAAAGGACACTTTCATCCAAGCTTCCCGCAACAGATGTTAGGTCTATTATAGCCCTTGTCATGAATGCCCGCTTTCTGCGCAACATGGGCAGGGCCCATGCTGATACCTCAAGGCCCGTGCCGCTCCTTTCCGCAAGGAGCTGTAGGATGAAACTTACGTCTGATACCAACTTGCCAATCTTTTGTGCACATAAGTTGAATCTTCTATTTTTAAAACCCGCGTATGATTGTATGAACAAGATTGTGGTGGCCAGCTCAGACAGGAATAGTAACAAGTTCCTCTTTGAACCGTCCGTTGAAAAGTGCAAACCCACTGCTAGCAATAACAATAGAACACAAAAAAGAAGCCGTCTTACCTCATTGTACCACAGCTCAACGGGAAGGTCATTTGTGGCGTCACTTAGTGACGTCCCGAGTTTAAGGAAATCCGTATTGTGCTCCAAGAACAGGTGTTGCGACTCTTCCCTCGAACCCGAGCTATAAAACCCCAGCAACGAGAGAACATTGTTGACCCCAATTGTGGGCACGGCATCTTCTAAATGAATCAACATATACATCACGCCGGATCGGCTTGTAATTGAAGTGGTGGAAGTGCCGTCCTGCTCCGCTACGATGATGCAATAGTGCTCATCATCGATTTGGTGCTTCACAATTTTTCGATCAGTGCCGCCCTCGCTTCCGTCAGCGTTGAGGATGGGGCGACTAACTCTCACCCCGACGCCTTTAGGCACTGCGAAAGCTAGCGTTGTACCCTTTGGTATAAAGAGAGTTGTTTCTATCAATCTCCCAATCTCCTTATTTGTACCATCGTAATTGTTGACCACACGCGCCCCTTTCACATTCGTCAGCTCAGTATATAGCTTAGGTGCTTGGCCCTTCGACATGACGGAATAGATCAGCGTCGGGTTTGACATACTCTTGTCTCTGCAATATCCAATAAGAAAGAATTGAACAGCCAGAGACAGGCGAAGTTCACAGTCTCGTTGGTTTAAAGTGTGGTGCGTTCAAAAGTTGTTGCTTTTACCTTATTTCTACACAAACATAAAGGTAGATGCCCGCAATTCGAAGCCCTCGATAAATTTTGTTGAATTTCTTGCAAGATAAATTCTATCTGCTTTGATTCGGATTTTACCAGGTTGTCTGCGTTACGGTAAAATGGATGCGCAAAGTGAAGTGAGAACGTCTTCCCAGGTATATATATGTACATGAGGTCTTAGATCACCAAATCAAAGGTGTCATTCCTGCTTAGAGGAAAAGCTCCATTTCCATTTAATAGCTACGCACTTCGAAAAATCTCAATGAAATTGGACTTCCTTTTACACCTATAACTTGGGCATAAGCTCAAAGTACATAAATTTCTGGATTGGGTGAAACTAGCGCGTTAGTGGCTTAAATTCTGAATTCACG
Protein-coding regions in this window:
- a CDS encoding predicted protein; the protein is MSNPTLIYSVMSKGQAPKLYTELTNVKGARVVNNYDGTNKEIGRLIETTLFIPKGTTLAFAVPKGVGVRVSRPILNADGSEGGTDRKIVKHQIDDEHYCIIVAEQDGTSTTSITSRSGVMYMLIHLEDAVPTIGVNNVLSLLGFYSSGSREESQHLFLEHNTDFLKLGTSLSDATNDLPVELWYNEVRRLLFCVLLLLLAVGLHFSTDGSKRNLLLFLSELATTILFIQSYAGFKNRRFNLCAQKIGKLVSDVSFILQLLAERSGTGLEVSAWALPMLRRKRAFMTRAIIDLTSVAGSLDESVLSTGLALTLLGVKVSGLCCAFDGDSSSDCNVVCNGVMSQDPIIVALGGGS